A genomic segment from Aegilops tauschii subsp. strangulata cultivar AL8/78 chromosome 1, Aet v6.0, whole genome shotgun sequence encodes:
- the LOC109754222 gene encoding uncharacterized protein, translated as MVAPATPSYLKWSQTAITFDQSDHPAHIATAGRQALVVDPVVEGTRLTKVLMDGGSGLNILYAETLKGMGIPMSKLSASSMSFHGVIPGKKAHSLGQIALDVVFGDSKNYRKEKLTFEVVDFQSAYHAILGRPAYARFMARPCYVYLKMKMPGPKGVITVTGNRQKAEECFQKGSRIADAQMAVVELQEYQKNADPSDLLRSKKPATDSAFQSSGETKPVHIHPTDPEAAPTHISTTLDSK; from the coding sequence atggttgccCCGGCAACACCGAGCTATCTGAAGTGGTCGCAGAccgccattacattcgaccagtctgatcacccagcgCACATTGCCACCGCAGGGAGGCAAgcattggtggtcgacccagtggTTGAAGGCACCCGACTGACTAAggtgctgatggatggtggcagcggcCTGAATATCCTGTACGCGGAGACCTTgaaggggatgggcattccgatgtccaaactcaGCGCAAGCAGCATGAGTTTTCATGGAGTTATCCCTGGCAAGAAGGCCCATTCACTCGGCCAAATTGCGCtagatgtggttttcggtgattccaagaattaccggaAAGAGAAGTTGACTTTTGAGgtcgtggatttccagagtgcctATCACGCTATCTTGGGCAGGCCTGCATACgctcgtttcatggctcgaccatgttacgtctACCTCAAGATGAAAATGCCTGGTCCTAAGGGAGTGATCACTGTGACTGGCAATCGGCAAAAGGCAGAGGAGTGCTTTCAGAAGGGCTCCAGGATCGctgatgcacaaatggcagtagtCGAGTTACAAGAGTATcagaagaatgcagatccgagtgactTGCTACGATCAAAGAAGCCGGCAACCGACTCTGcctttcagtcgtctggtgaaaccaAGCCGGTTCACATCCATCCGACTGACCCAGAGGCTGCCCCGACTCACATTTCCaccacccttgacagcaaatag